The Chryseobacterium sp. 52 genome includes a region encoding these proteins:
- a CDS encoding glycosyltransferase family 2 protein, producing the protein MIKFSILIANYNNGKYFRDCYNSLISQTYENWEVIIVDDASTDNSVEVIETIIQNDSRFKIYSNASNQGCGYTKRECMKYAEGEICAYLDPDDAIYVDALEKIVQEFTKNEIVAAYSQMMLCNENLSPEKVFASTKKIYNSRYFFNCPTQFAHFFTFKKETYLKTTGINPTLKSAVDQDLYLKILEHGSVEYIKEPLYLYRLHSNGISQQSFKPGAKESFAKVIHDTMKRRGIRKINNQLVPEVYTNQHEIYELLNYQTQKLHRLINKVKVTFNI; encoded by the coding sequence GTGATAAAATTCTCTATACTAATCGCCAATTATAATAATGGTAAGTACTTTAGAGACTGTTATAACTCGTTGATCAGCCAGACGTACGAGAACTGGGAGGTTATAATTGTCGATGATGCATCTACTGATAATTCTGTAGAAGTAATTGAAACTATTATACAAAACGATTCTCGTTTTAAGATCTACAGCAATGCTTCTAATCAAGGCTGCGGCTATACAAAGAGAGAGTGTATGAAATATGCAGAAGGGGAAATATGTGCTTATCTGGATCCTGATGACGCTATTTATGTGGACGCATTAGAAAAAATAGTTCAGGAATTTACTAAAAACGAAATTGTAGCAGCTTATTCCCAAATGATGCTGTGCAATGAAAATCTCAGTCCTGAAAAAGTATTTGCAAGTACAAAAAAAATCTACAACAGCAGATATTTTTTCAACTGCCCTACCCAATTTGCCCATTTCTTCACGTTCAAAAAAGAAACTTATCTGAAAACTACCGGCATCAATCCTACTCTAAAAAGCGCCGTAGATCAGGATCTCTATCTAAAAATCCTGGAGCACGGCAGCGTAGAATACATAAAGGAACCGCTCTACCTCTACAGACTGCATTCTAATGGCATTTCCCAACAAAGCTTTAAACCGGGTGCAAAAGAATCTTTCGCTAAAGTGATTCATGACACCATGAAAAGAAGAGGGATTAGAAAAATCAACAATCAGCTGGTCCCGGAGGTATATACGAATCAGCATGAAATTTATGAACTCCTGAATTACCAAACCCAGAAACTTCACAGGCTGATTAATAAAGTTAAAGTAACATTCAATATATAA
- a CDS encoding glycine zipper domain-containing protein produces the protein MRKIVLAGFLSVFLMTACKKDDRTAEKSLEEQKLEFQARQLDIEKQKLAIEKEKLVYEAQKKVDSISESKKSKAAADNNSKPQIIRETKTVYRDRGSNSNSGGGTYADNGNSSSQGTTQKKKGWSKAAKGTAIGAVGGAAVGAIVAKKNRGLGAVIGGVVGGATGYTIGRSQDRKDGRVQPRN, from the coding sequence ATGAGAAAGATAGTATTAGCAGGTTTTTTATCAGTCTTTTTAATGACGGCCTGTAAAAAAGATGACAGGACAGCTGAAAAATCTCTTGAAGAGCAGAAACTTGAATTTCAGGCAAGACAGCTTGATATAGAGAAACAAAAGCTGGCCATTGAGAAAGAAAAACTAGTGTATGAAGCACAGAAAAAAGTAGACAGTATCTCGGAAAGTAAAAAATCCAAAGCTGCTGCAGACAACAATTCGAAACCTCAGATCATAAGAGAAACAAAAACAGTATATAGAGACAGAGGATCAAACTCTAATTCAGGAGGTGGAACCTATGCAGACAACGGGAACAGTTCTTCGCAAGGAACAACCCAAAAGAAAAAAGGATGGAGTAAAGCGGCTAAAGGAACTGCTATTGGTGCCGTAGGTGGTGCCGCAGTAGGAGCCATTGTTGCTAAGAAAAACAGAGGTCTTGGAGCCGTGATCGGAGGTGTAGTTGGTGGTGCAACCGGGTATACTATCGGAAGATCTCAGGACAGAAAAGACGGAAGAGTTCAACCGCGTAATTAA